GTGAAAAAATCTGCCCGGCCCGGTGTCGATGTTGATTACCTGTTTTTACAGGTTTTTGTTGATCAGACCATTGTCACGGACAAGCAGAATTGCGGCAACATGCTCGCCGGGGTTGGCCCATTTGCCATTGAACGTGGTCTGGTGAACGCAACGGGCGATGAAACCGATGTGACCATTTTCATGGAAAATACCGGGCAAACGGCGGTTGCTACCATTGCCACACCCAATGGCAAACCCGATTACCGCGGGGATGCGCGCATTGATGGTGTGCCAGGTACGGCGGCGGCCATTCCGCTGCTATTTGCCGATACTGCCGGGGCCAGTTGTGGCGCACTTCTGCCCACGGGCAATAATGCCGATATACTTGATGGCATATCTGCAACCCTGATTGATAATGGTATGCCCTGCGTGGTTCTGGCCGCAAGCGACCTTGGCATTACCGGGCAGGAAAGCCGCGAGGAACTGGAAAATAACCAACCGCTTCGTACCCGGCTTGAGAAAATCCGCCTGCTTGCTGGCCCCATGATGAATTTGGGAGATGTTAGCGCTGCATCCGTTCCCAAAATGACGATGGTTTCACCGGCCGTTCAGGGCGGCACCCTATCAACCCGCACTTTCATCCCGCACCGCTGTCATGCCTCGATCGGTGTTTTGGGGGCCGTCAGTGTCGCAACCGCCTGCCTTCTTGAAGGCAGCCCGGCCCATGTCATTGCCAGCCTGCAGGAAAATGCCGGATCACAACTCTCGCTTTCGGTTGAGCATCCCAGCGGTGAGATGGGGGTTATCCTTAACTTTAATGACAAAGGCAATGTCACCCGTGCTGGCACCCTCCGCACCGCCCGCAAGCTTTTTGACGGCTTTGTTTTTGTTGATTGACGGAAAAGCCGCAAACACGACCTAAAACGACATTTCCCGAATAAGGGCCGCGGCCACAGCCTGGTACATTCTGACTGCCAGGCTGCGGGCTGGGGCGTCAATTTCAAGAGTGCCGCGCATTGTCGTCTCAAGGGTGCGGCTACGCGCATCAACCTTTTCCGTCTGTACGTTGCCTGCTGCGCCCCCCTTTGCTGTGTCCATTGGCGACACCACAAATCCGGATACACGATACAGGGCATCAACAGGTACAAATGTTCCGTTTGAGTCGGGCCGGGCGGCCAGTGGCCCCCCATTTGTTGAACTTAAGGCCGGCGTTTCCAGCACGGGCGAATTAAATCGGTCAACACGATCTATTTGAACCTCAAGAACAGGGCGCGTGATCTGGTCTGGGTAGAACCTTGCCTTTGCCGTTTCGGAAAGTTCCATAACATCCTGTTGGGACACATATCCAATCAGGCGGTGCGTTCCGTTCTGATCAACAATTCGCATCAGGTTCTGCCGGCCCGAAACCCAGTTCCCTTCATATACAGCATCGGTAACATCGCGCACAATGCCATCCATTGACGCCCTTATGTCCAACTGGGCCTGGCGTGCATTTACAGCAGCAAGACTGGCCTGCAAGCGCAGAACTTCCTGCATCTGACTTGCGATATCCTCCTGAAGCTGATGATTATTTTTCGCCTGCGTCAGCACAATTTCCGCCTCCCGCAATTGCAATTCAAGATCCCGTCTTTTGCTGATCAGTTCCGGGGATTGCATTTTAATCAGGGTGTCACCGGCCTTAACAATACTTCCCTCATCAACCCGAACATCATCTATCCGGCCATTTGCCGGGCTGATAATTTCTGCCTCTGCGGCGGCCTGCAACTGTGCACTGGCCGATATTGTGGTTCGCCAGGGCACCAGCACAGCAATCACGGCACCAATCAAAACCAACAGCAACGTAACATTGGCAATTGTCCAACGGGCGTGGTCGCGCATTTTCCACCACATCTTGATTTCATTTAAAATTGGCAACGCGATGAACCAAAGAATTTCCACCGCAAACAGCAGGATGCCCAACACCTTGAAAAACAAGTGATAAACAACCAGCGCAATGCCAAGAAACAGAAAGAACCGATAAATCCATACTGCAATGGAATAGGTCACCAACACGCGCCGGCGATGCCTGCTTGCCGGTTCGGGTGCGGGCACATCCATGGCAAACAGCCACCGGCGCAACGACCATTTGGTCATTGCAAATGCACGTGTCTGCAAATTGGGAATCCGCAAATAATCCGACAGCAGGTAATAACCATCAAAGCGCATCAACGGGCTTAGATTGATCAACAATGTTGTGATCCAGGTTGCCGATGCCATCAAAAAAACTGCACTTTGCGCAGGTCCAGGCGGCACCACATGCCACAAAAACGTGGCAATCAGGGCCAGCATCAGCTCCACTCTTATGCCCGCTGCGGCAACACGCAATTTTTCGCTGCGCTTTGTTAACCGCCACGCATCGGATGTGTCGGTATATAAAACTGGATACATCACCAAAAAGGCAACGCCCATGGTTGGCACCCGGCATCCGTAACGGCGGGCTGTATAGGCATGGCCCAATTCATGTAGAATTTTTACTGCCGTCAACGTTATCGCCATCCAGACCAGCCCCTGGAAATTGGCAAAGCCCATAAATGTTGCCAAAAATGCATCCCACTGGCGAATGGTCATAATGATGCCGATAAGGCCAATGGTAATCACCAGCCATTTGACAAAGTTTGATGCAAAAAAATCGGCAATCCACTGTGTCCTGGCCAAAAAGCCATCAGGTCGAAACAGGGGCACACGAATGAACAGGTAATTATGCACCAGCCATTTCCAGAATGGTGGTTTGCCAGCATTGGCAATGCGGGTAAATTCGGCAACAGCTTCCTGCCCTGCCCGCAACAAAAGCCCGCTGCCATGCAAGAAGGTAATCAGATTGCGAATATCGCCATAACCAGGCGTTAAAACCGTCTCG
The window above is part of the Thalassospira marina genome. Proteins encoded here:
- a CDS encoding 4-oxalomesaconate tautomerase, which encodes MSDGIRCMWMRGGTSKGGFFLADDLPANTTDRDCILLRVMGSPDLRQIDGMGGADPLTSKVAVVKKSARPGVDVDYLFLQVFVDQTIVTDKQNCGNMLAGVGPFAIERGLVNATGDETDVTIFMENTGQTAVATIATPNGKPDYRGDARIDGVPGTAAAIPLLFADTAGASCGALLPTGNNADILDGISATLIDNGMPCVVLAASDLGITGQESREELENNQPLRTRLEKIRLLAGPMMNLGDVSAASVPKMTMVSPAVQGGTLSTRTFIPHRCHASIGVLGAVSVATACLLEGSPAHVIASLQENAGSQLSLSVEHPSGEMGVILNFNDKGNVTRAGTLRTARKLFDGFVFVD
- a CDS encoding HlyD family efflux transporter periplasmic adaptor subunit, with translation MISLADGFGQSDDFPLPPLRQDLKLLPAENDEYGAPCWTIHDPVRNRYFRIGYAAFEMLHRWSVGKASLLLERITRETVLTPGYGDIRNLITFLHGSGLLLRAGQEAVAEFTRIANAGKPPFWKWLVHNYLFIRVPLFRPDGFLARTQWIADFFASNFVKWLVITIGLIGIIMTIRQWDAFLATFMGFANFQGLVWMAITLTAVKILHELGHAYTARRYGCRVPTMGVAFLVMYPVLYTDTSDAWRLTKRSEKLRVAAAGIRVELMLALIATFLWHVVPPGPAQSAVFLMASATWITTLLINLSPLMRFDGYYLLSDYLRIPNLQTRAFAMTKWSLRRWLFAMDVPAPEPASRHRRRVLVTYSIAVWIYRFFLFLGIALVVYHLFFKVLGILLFAVEILWFIALPILNEIKMWWKMRDHARWTIANVTLLLVLIGAVIAVLVPWRTTISASAQLQAAAEAEIISPANGRIDDVRVDEGSIVKAGDTLIKMQSPELISKRRDLELQLREAEIVLTQAKNNHQLQEDIASQMQEVLRLQASLAAVNARQAQLDIRASMDGIVRDVTDAVYEGNWVSGRQNLMRIVDQNGTHRLIGYVSQQDVMELSETAKARFYPDQITRPVLEVQIDRVDRFNSPVLETPALSSTNGGPLAARPDSNGTFVPVDALYRVSGFVVSPMDTAKGGAAGNVQTEKVDARSRTLETTMRGTLEIDAPARSLAVRMYQAVAAALIREMSF